Within the Hypericibacter adhaerens genome, the region GACGAGCATGTCGGCTCGCTTCAGCACTTCCACCGCCTCGGGATTGTCCGCAAGCGGCGTGACGCCGACCGCCCACTGACCGCTGCGGTATCCCGCCATGGGCATCCGCAGGTGATAGGTCTTGGCCCCTAGTTCCTGTGCGGCATTGAGAAAGGCATCCGCATAGTCGAGACGCTCATGGCCCCGCGACAGGACGGCCACTGTCTCGCCCTCATGGACCCCGCTCAGCTCGAGCTGGGCCCGGCACATTTGATTGAGGATGCTTTGGTCCATGGCGGTCTCTTTTTCCCTTGTCGTGATTGCGTCTCAACCGCGCTTCGCGGCGATCAACGGCCGCAGAACGTCGAAGAAGCCGGAGAAATTGTCCCAGGGCACCATGTGGCCCGCATCGGGAACGCGGATGATGGGGATCGACGGGTTGGCGGCCGCGAGATCGGCCGCCGCCTGGGGCGGGACCACAGGACTGTCGCCGCCGCGGATCAGGGCGGCGGGGCGCGTGATCTGCCGCCAATACTCGAAGAAGTCCTCCCGCTCGAAGCCCTCATGGGTCTCCAGCACCGCAGCCTCGTCGCAGGAAGCGAGGACCTCGGCGCGCAGCTGCAGCTCCCGCTCGGGCCATTTGGGGTAGAAGCGCCGCACCTCCTCGACAGTCGTTCCCCGCTTGGCCTCGCGGAGCTGCGTGAGGAAGGCCTCACGGCTGGTCGGATAAGGGCCGCGCCCGGGTCCGGATGTGGGCGGGTCCACCAGGATCAGAGGCCCGTGAGGATTGGGCCCATGCAGCACCGCGTAAGCGGCAGCGATGCGCGCGCCCAGTGAATGGCCGAGAACGATCGGCTGTCTCAGCCCCAACGCCCCGACGAGGCCCGCGACATCGGCTGCGAAATCGGCGAGCCGGTAGGATCCCGCCGGCGGAACGTCGGTGGCGCCCCGCCCTCGAAGATCCGGGACGACGACGCGCAAGCCCAGATCGGAGATCGGCTTGGCGACGAAGTCCGCCGTCGCGGCCGGGCTGGTGATCCCGGGCAGGATCAGGACCTCGCCCCGATCGCCGCCGGCATATTCCAGCAGATGATGCTGCAAGCCGTTCGCCCGAACCTTGATCGAGCGGCCCGAGATCGCGACGCTCATGCTGTCGCCCTCCGCGCAGGCGGAAGCGAGCCGAGCGCGGCCCCTGCCTCGGGCAACGCCGGTTCCAGCCCGAGAGCCAGCAAGATCTCCCGCGTCGTCGCGGTGGCCGCGGTGACGACCGGTAATCCGGTCTGATCCTGCACCGGCTGGACCGCGGGAAGGGACGGCATCTGCACGCAGGCGCTCAGCACGATGCCATCGACGGCGGCGAGCTTCAGCCGCGCGACATAGCCGGGAAGCGCTGCCGGATCCAGACGCCCGACCAGGAGATTGTCGGCCACCGAGAGGCTGATGCTGTCGGCGACCGTGATGCCGGACTTCTCCAGATAATCGATGACGAGCTTGGTCAGCGGCGGCATATAGGGGGCGACGACCGCCACGCGCTTCAGGCCGAGCTGGCCCAGCGTCCGCACCAGGGCGCCAGCGCTGCTCACGACCGGCGTCCGCTTGGCGCTCGCCTCGAGCGCGATGTCGCCCAGGCGCTTCTCGATGGCGATATGAGCGCCTGCCCCGCGCGACATCAGGGCCACGAGACAGGCATAGGCGATGACATCGACCCGCGCATCGGCGACCTCCGCTGCGCAACGCTCCCCGTCATTGACCATGGCGGCCAGCGATTCGACATCGACGGTATGCAGGCGCGCCCGGCTGGAATGGAAGGTCCATCCCGTGCCATGCCGCTCCGCATGGCGGCGCAGCATCTCGGGGATCTCCGTTTCCATGGTCACGTTGGAGCTGGGAACGATCAATCCGATCCGCTTCATCTCGATCACCGGTCCTGTCGGTTGCGGGCGGGCCAGGAGCACATCAATGCGCCCCGAGCCGCCATAGAATGACCAATCCCACCACGGTCGCGGCGCCGCTGAGGAGCGCCGCAACCTTGACCCAGGGATCGCGTTCCGGCGCGATCCGTACCGGAGCGCCGACCTCCTCCCCGCGGCGGGTCGCGTCCCGCGCCATCGCCTCGGCCGCGGGTGGCGGCGGGACGACGGCACCGTTCACGGGTGGCGCGGCATTGCCCGAGAGAACCCTCTCCAGATTCTTCGCAAACTCGGCCGTCACCTTCTCGGCCTGCTTCGCGATCACCTTCTGCCCGACGCTGCCGAGCACGCCGGCAAAAGCCGCTTCGCCTTCCACCACCACCTGCGTCCCGTCTCCCACGGCATTCAGGAGCACGGTGTTCGTGGCGCGGAAGTTGCCGACGGCGCCTCGCACCGCCTTGCCCGTGGAGGTGAACTGGATCTTCTGCTCGCGCACGCGCTCGACGATCTGCACCCGGGCCTCGAACGTCGCCGCCATCGGGCCGAGCCTCTGGGTGGCGAGAACGGTAAGGTTGTCGTCGTCCAGGAGCGCGACCTTCTCGACGCCGGGGATGCATTCCGCGACGCGCGCGGGCTGCTCGAAGAACCCCCACAGCGTCGCCACTCCTTCGGCCACGTGGAATTCCTGGCGAAACTTCACCTGATACCTCTCCGGATTGAGACGTCAGCCCTGCGCGGAGGCGCGCAGATCCTGCAGCGCTCTCCTGACATAGATGGGCGCGAGGTGCCTTCGATATTCCGCCGACGCCCGGATATCGCTCGATGGATCGATGACGGCGAGCGCTGCCTCGCCCGCAGCCGAGATGTCCCGATCCGTCAGGGGGCTGCCTTCCAGACAGGCGGCGGCCTCGGCGGCGAGAACGGGCGTGTCATTGAGGCCGCCGAGGCCCAGCCGGATGTCCCGCCATCGGCCGTCCGACGAGAGGTTTCCGGTGGCGGCCACCGACAGCACCGCGAAGTCGTTGTGGCGCCGGCAAAGCTCGCGGAACGCGAAATGTCGCGGATGCTTCGGGAACACGACCTCCGTGAGCAGCTCGTCGGCCTCCAGCGCGGCCGCATAAGGCCCGCTGTAGAAGGCCGTCATCGGTATCTCGCGCAAGCCACCGCGGCCGGCCACCCTGACCCTGGCCCCAAGCACCAGGCAGCCCAGCGGCATCTCGCCC harbors:
- a CDS encoding alpha/beta fold hydrolase, with the translated sequence MSVAISGRSIKVRANGLQHHLLEYAGGDRGEVLILPGITSPAATADFVAKPISDLGLRVVVPDLRGRGATDVPPAGSYRLADFAADVAGLVGALGLRQPIVLGHSLGARIAAAYAVLHGPNPHGPLILVDPPTSGPGRGPYPTSREAFLTQLREAKRGTTVEEVRRFYPKWPERELQLRAEVLASCDEAAVLETHEGFEREDFFEYWRQITRPAALIRGGDSPVVPPQAAADLAAANPSIPIIRVPDAGHMVPWDNFSGFFDVLRPLIAAKRG
- a CDS encoding maleate cis-trans isomerase family protein — encoded protein: MKRIGLIVPSSNVTMETEIPEMLRRHAERHGTGWTFHSSRARLHTVDVESLAAMVNDGERCAAEVADARVDVIAYACLVALMSRGAGAHIAIEKRLGDIALEASAKRTPVVSSAGALVRTLGQLGLKRVAVVAPYMPPLTKLVIDYLEKSGITVADSISLSVADNLLVGRLDPAALPGYVARLKLAAVDGIVLSACVQMPSLPAVQPVQDQTGLPVVTAATATTREILLALGLEPALPEAGAALGSLPPARRATA
- a CDS encoding CoxG family protein; its protein translation is MKFRQEFHVAEGVATLWGFFEQPARVAECIPGVEKVALLDDDNLTVLATQRLGPMAATFEARVQIVERVREQKIQFTSTGKAVRGAVGNFRATNTVLLNAVGDGTQVVVEGEAAFAGVLGSVGQKVIAKQAEKVTAEFAKNLERVLSGNAAPPVNGAVVPPPPAAEAMARDATRRGEEVGAPVRIAPERDPWVKVAALLSGAATVVGLVILWRLGAH
- a CDS encoding FAD binding domain-containing protein, translating into MKAADFIYHAAGSIDEAVGFLAEHEGGARILAGGQSLMPMLNMRLWRPSALIDINGLAGLDRVQPNGEETVVGAMVRYVTLERSTLVAERLPLLARMVRFVGDRQVRNRGTIGGSLVQGDPTGEMPLGCLVLGARVRVAGRGGLREIPMTAFYSGPYAAALEADELLTEVVFPKHPRHFAFRELCRRHNDFAVLSVAATGNLSSDGRWRDIRLGLGGLNDTPVLAAEAAACLEGSPLTDRDISAAGEAALAVIDPSSDIRASAEYRRHLAPIYVRRALQDLRASAQG